From a single Hypanus sabinus isolate sHypSab1 chromosome 7, sHypSab1.hap1, whole genome shotgun sequence genomic region:
- the LOC132397075 gene encoding ceramide-1-phosphate transfer protein-like isoform X2 — protein MEGPQFYLRERDTSPFQQLNPQESRHESSQRDHHKIKLIAASATMNPMDRISGQQCNNNNFQIPKLLAAFQASVTKDEDISLESYLEGWTELQKIINALGTVFGFISEEVNSKMEIIIRHRKGVHGKEYATIMSMIDYELRSKLVNNSSLHSDGLVSGCHTLLRLHRALQWLQLFLDKLRYDSQSNSISDMCADAYQRTLAKHHSWLIQKAAGFAFLALPSRAKFLHMLCMQDNKDTRVKLWKSVNAIERVYNITQHMYAQHGMLELP, from the exons ATGGAAGGGCCACAATTCTATCTCAGAGAAAGAGATACGT CCCCATTTCAACAGTTAAACCCTCAGGAATCAAGACACGAAAGTAGCCAAAGAGATCATCACAAAATCAAG CTCATTGCTGCTTCAGCAACCATGAATCCTATGGACAGAATTTCTGGACAACAATGTAACAACAACAATTTCCAGATCCCCAAACTATTGGCTGCCTTCCAGGCATCTGTGACCAAAGATGAAGATATTTCATTGGAAAGTTATCTTGAAGGATGGACAGAACTACAAAA AATTATCAATGCACTTGGCACTGTTTTTGGATTTATATCAGAGGAAGTGAACAGTAAGATGGAGATAATCATCCGTCATCGAAAGGGTGTACATGGGAAGGAATATGCCACTATAATGTCCATGATTGATTATGAACTGAGAAGTAAGTTGGTGAACAACAGTAGCCTTCACAGTGATGGCCTGGTGTCTGGCTGTCACACTTTACTGCGTCTCCATCGAGCACTGCAATGGCTCCAGCTTTTTCTTGATAAGTTAAGATATGATTCTCAGAGTAATTCAATATCCGATATGTGTGCTGATGCCTACCAGAGGACCCTTGCCAAACATCACAGCTGGTTGATACAAAAGGCTGCTGGTTTTGCCTTCCTTGCCCTACCATCCAGAGCAAAATTCCTCCACATGTTATGTATGCAAGACAACAAGGACACCAGGGTGAAATTATGGAAATCTGTCAATGCGATTGAGAGAGTTTATAATATTACACAACACATGTATGCACAACATGGAATGCTGGAATTGCCCTAg
- the LOC132397075 gene encoding ceramide-1-phosphate transfer protein-like isoform X1 — protein sequence MYQRKLQPENKAKLLGCWGRAVRFLPAVVIIILLLIYLMSFNLSPFQQLNPQESRHESSQRDHHKIKLIAASATMNPMDRISGQQCNNNNFQIPKLLAAFQASVTKDEDISLESYLEGWTELQKIINALGTVFGFISEEVNSKMEIIIRHRKGVHGKEYATIMSMIDYELRSKLVNNSSLHSDGLVSGCHTLLRLHRALQWLQLFLDKLRYDSQSNSISDMCADAYQRTLAKHHSWLIQKAAGFAFLALPSRAKFLHMLCMQDNKDTRVKLWKSVNAIERVYNITQHMYAQHGMLELP from the exons ATGTATCAGAGAAAGTTGCAGCCAGAGAATAAGGCAAAGTTGTTGGGCTGCTGGGGGAGAGCCGTGAGATTTCTGCCAGCAGTAGTGATTATCATCCTGCTCCTCATTTACCTGATGAGCTTTAACCTCT CCCCATTTCAACAGTTAAACCCTCAGGAATCAAGACACGAAAGTAGCCAAAGAGATCATCACAAAATCAAG CTCATTGCTGCTTCAGCAACCATGAATCCTATGGACAGAATTTCTGGACAACAATGTAACAACAACAATTTCCAGATCCCCAAACTATTGGCTGCCTTCCAGGCATCTGTGACCAAAGATGAAGATATTTCATTGGAAAGTTATCTTGAAGGATGGACAGAACTACAAAA AATTATCAATGCACTTGGCACTGTTTTTGGATTTATATCAGAGGAAGTGAACAGTAAGATGGAGATAATCATCCGTCATCGAAAGGGTGTACATGGGAAGGAATATGCCACTATAATGTCCATGATTGATTATGAACTGAGAAGTAAGTTGGTGAACAACAGTAGCCTTCACAGTGATGGCCTGGTGTCTGGCTGTCACACTTTACTGCGTCTCCATCGAGCACTGCAATGGCTCCAGCTTTTTCTTGATAAGTTAAGATATGATTCTCAGAGTAATTCAATATCCGATATGTGTGCTGATGCCTACCAGAGGACCCTTGCCAAACATCACAGCTGGTTGATACAAAAGGCTGCTGGTTTTGCCTTCCTTGCCCTACCATCCAGAGCAAAATTCCTCCACATGTTATGTATGCAAGACAACAAGGACACCAGGGTGAAATTATGGAAATCTGTCAATGCGATTGAGAGAGTTTATAATATTACACAACACATGTATGCACAACATGGAATGCTGGAATTGCCCTAg